The following proteins are encoded in a genomic region of Glycine soja cultivar W05 chromosome 17, ASM419377v2, whole genome shotgun sequence:
- the LOC114392977 gene encoding pollen receptor-like kinase 5: MALRRAYYCLLMLLVLANICFVPLLGDTNAQILMRFKASLSNNNALNNWVNESSLCSWRGLLCNHTDQTFYGLRLENMSLGGNIDVDTLFELPTLTSFSVMNNTFEGPIPEFKKLVKLRALFLSNNKFSGDIPDDAFEGMTKLKRVFLAENGFTGHIPKSLANLPRLWDLDLRGNSFGGNIPEFRQKVFRNFNLSNNQLEGPIPKGLSNKDPSSFAGNKGLCGKPMSPCNEIGRNESRSEVPNPNSPQRKGNKHRILITVIIVVAVVVVASIVALLFIRNQRRKRLEPLILSKKENSKNSGGFKESQSSIDLTSDFKKGADGELNFVREEKGGFDLQDLLRASAVVLGSGSFGSTYKAMILNGPTVVVKRFRHMNNNVGKQEFIEHMKRLGSLTHPNLLPLAAFYYRKEDKFLIYDYAENGSLASHLHGRNNSMLTWSTRLKIIKGVARGLAYLYESLPSQNLPHGHLKSSNVILDHSFEPHLTEYGLVPVMSKSHAQQFMAAYKAPEVIQFGRPNVKSDVWCLGIMILELLTGKFPANYLRHGKGRNNNADLATWVDSVVREEWTGEVFDKDIMGTRNGEGEMLKLLRIGMFCCKWSVESRWDWREALGKIEELKEKDSDEEYYSSYVSEGDLYSRTMTKDEFSISVTN; the protein is encoded by the exons ATGGCTCTTAGAAGAGCATATTATTGCCTTCTTATGCTGTTGGTGTTGGCCAATATTTGTTTTGTGCCATTGTTGGGAGACACAAATGCTCAAATTTTGATGAGGTTCAAAGCTTCCTTGTCCAATAACAATGCCTTAAACAACTGGGTGAACGAGTCTAGTTTATGTAGTTGGAGAGGTTTGTTATGCAACCACACTGACCAAACATTTTATGGTTTGAGACTAGAGAATATGAGTCTAGGGGGGAACATTGACGTAGACACCTTGTTTGAATTGCCAACTTTGACAAGCTTTAGTGTCATGAACAATACATTTGAGGGTCCAATTCCTGAGTTCAAAAAGCTTGTGAAGTTAAGGGCATTGTTTCTGTCCAATAACAAGTTCTCTGGTGATATTCCAGATGATGCTTTTGAGGGCATGACAAAACTGAAAAGGGTTTTCTTGGCAGAAAATGGCTTCACGGGTCATATTCCTAAGTCACTTGCTAACTTGCCTAGACTTTGGGATTTGGACTTGCGAGGGAACAGTTTTGGAGGCAATATACCAGAGTTTCGACaaaaggttttcagaaattttaatttgtcaaataaccaATTGGAGGGTCCAATACCAAAAGGCTTAAGCAACAAGGATCCAAGCTCATTTGCTG GCAACAAAGGCCTATGTGGAAAACCGATGAGTCCGTGCAATGAGATTGGCCGCAACGAGTCAAGATCAGAGGTTCCAAACCCTAATTCACCTcaaagaaagggaaacaaaCATAGAATCCTTATAACTGTCATTATAGTGGTGGCAGTGGTTGTTGTTGCTTCAATAGTAGCACTTCTATTTATCCGTAACCAAAGGAGAAAAAGGTTAGAACCCTTAATATTAAGCAAGAAGGAGAATTCCAAGAACAGTGGAGGCTTCAAGGAGTCACAATCATCCATTGATCTGACAAGTGATTTCAAGAAGGGTGCTGATGGGGAATTGAACTTTGTTAGGGAAGAGAAAGGGGGCTTTGATTTGCAAGACCTGCTTAGAGCTTCAGCTGTGGTTCTTGGTAGTGGCAGTTTCGGGTCCACATACAAGGCCATGATTTTGAATGGACCAACAGTCGTTGTGAAGAGGTTTAGGCACATGAACAACAATGTCGGGAAACAGGAGTTCATTGAGCACATGAAAAGGCTTGGAAGTTTGACACACCCTAATCTTCTCCCTCTTGCTGCATTCTACTACCGAAAAGAAGACAAGTTTTTGATTTATGACTATGCTGAAAATGGTAGCTTGGCCAGTCATCTACATG GTAGAAATAACTCAATGCTAACCTGGTCAACCCGTTTGAAAATCATAAAAGGAGTAGCTAGAGGCTTAGCCTACCTCTATGAAAGCCTCCCTAGCCAAAACCTTCCACATGGTCATCTCAAGTCCTCCAATGTGATTTTGGACCATTCATTTGAGCCACACTTGACAGAGTATGGCCTTGTGCCAGTGATGAGCAAGAGCCACGCTCAGCAGTTCATGGCAGCCTACAAGGCCCCAGAAGTGATCCAATTTGGGAGGCCTAATGTGAAAAGTGATGTGTGGTGTCTTGGTATCATGATTCTAGAGCTACTAACAGGAAAATTCCCAGCAAATTATCTGAGGCATGGGAAGGGTAGGAACAATAATGCCGACTTGGCAACATGGGTGGATTCAGTAGTGAGAGAAGAGTGGACTGGTGAGGTGTTTGATAAAGACATTATGGGGACCAGGAATGGGGAGGGTGAGATGTTGAAGTTACTGAGGATTGGAATGTTTTGCTGCAAATGGAGTGTGGAGAGTAGGTGGGATTGGAGGGAGGCATTGGGAAAGATTGAGGAGTTAAAGGAGAAGGATAGTGATGAGGAGTACTACTCTTCTTATGTCAGTGAAGGGGATTTGTATTCAAGGACTATGACTAAAGATGAGTTCTCTATTTCTGTCACTAATTGA